The DNA segment ATAGAAGGTCAGATCAATAAGATGACGAAGCTGGTTTATAGCTTCCTTGACCTTTCTAAAATAGAATCGAATAAAATAGAGCTGACCAGGGAACTGATCGACCTGAACCAGATCATTTCTGATGTGGCCAGTGATTACCTGTTTCAGGAGAAAAATCATCCCGTTACTTTTGAGGCGGAAGAACTGCCTTTAATCTACGCAGACCGTCATAAAATTACACAAGTGATCGACAACCTGATCAGCAATGCGATTAAATATTCTCCTCAGGGAGGAAAGGTATTGGTGACGGCAAAACGACAAGATCAGGAGGTCCTGGTTGCGGTGGAAGACCATGGAATTGGAATCGACAACAACCATACTAAAAAGATCTTTGACCGCTTTTACCGGATTGATGATCTCCAGGTAAAGAATGCTTCGGGTTTTGGCATCGGCCTGTACCTCTGTGCAGACATCATCGCCCGCCACGACGGGAAGATCGGTTTGAAAAGTGAGCCTGGGGTGGGAAGTGTTTTCTTCTTCAGTTTACCGATCCAAGCCGGATACTAAAAATATCTTTCCCATCTCCTGATTATTCATTTCTATTTTTTACAAGCCGTTCTTTTAAGGGAAAGGATCGCTAAATATTTTTTTTAAAGAAAAATTAAATCGCTAGTTTTATCATGATGAAAGCATGATCGGCTCATCACCCTCGGAAAACAAGATATACAGATGAAAAATTATTTAGGAAGAATGATCGTTTTGGTCAATGACTATGAGGCCGCTGCAAAATTTTATGAAAAGAACTTTGGCTTTCATCGCCTGTTTGATACGACTTCGCCTGAGGGAGAGCGGTACCTTCATTTGGGCACAAAGGGGGAAAACGTGCTTGGCATCTGGCTGATGCTGGCAACAGGAGCGGAGCAGCAGCAAAAAGTTGGTCATCAGACCGGAGGCGCACCCTTAATGGTGATTTATACCTCCGATATCATAGAACTCTACCAGCAGCTGATCGTGAATAAAGTGCAGATCAGTAAGAAACCCATGCTGGGCGATAGCTTCCGCTTTCTTCATTGTCTGGATTTGTATGGCAATGAGCTGGTTGTGGTAGAGCTGAACTGAGCTTAACTGTCAGCCATAATAAAGACCGTCATTTTTTTTGGCCCATGGGCACCCAGGACCAGCGACTGCTCGATATCAGCCGTCTTTGAAGGCCCTGCAATGAACGTTCCGAAACCATACACCGCATCGGCTACCTGTCCATAGGCCTCATGCATATTGGAGTAAATCTCTTTCTGCTGAACCACCACAGCCAACTGCTGGCAAATAAAAGGAATCACCCTTTGTTGCATTAACTCTTCTGTTACCCAGAGCGCGGCATTTTCTGCGACCCCAAAATGGGCTTTGATCAGGGCGATGTCTATGTCTTCATAGCTGTGCGGATCTTGTCCTTCCCATCCTGCTTCTGTAACGCCGGAAAGCTCCGGCAGGGTCGAAATGATCCTTTTTTGATCTGCAAAATGTGTTTTTATATAGTCCTGAATCTCTTCATAACTGCTTACCGGAACTGCGGTTCCGCCAATGTTGCCAAGCACGGTACTGAACATGGCTACAGGATCCGCATATTGCAGCGGGGCTGTTAATTCAGCAGGTAAACTGGTTAATTCCGGTTGATTTTCTTTGATGCGGGAAAGGATCTCTGCTCTGCTATTCATTGTTATTTTTCTTGTACCATTCACTGAAAGACTGTTTTGGTGGCTCCGGCATATCGCGTTGTTTATACCAGGCATTGAGCTTATTGTTGACCAGGAAAGGTATATTTTTCATCACCCAACGGCCAG comes from the Pedobacter sp. FW305-3-2-15-E-R2A2 genome and includes:
- a CDS encoding VOC family protein translates to MKNYLGRMIVLVNDYEAAAKFYEKNFGFHRLFDTTSPEGERYLHLGTKGENVLGIWLMLATGAEQQQKVGHQTGGAPLMVIYTSDIIELYQQLIVNKVQISKKPMLGDSFRFLHCLDLYGNELVVVELN
- a CDS encoding LUD domain-containing protein, whose translation is MNSRAEILSRIKENQPELTSLPAELTAPLQYADPVAMFSTVLGNIGGTAVPVSSYEEIQDYIKTHFADQKRIISTLPELSGVTEAGWEGQDPHSYEDIDIALIKAHFGVAENAALWVTEELMQQRVIPFICQQLAVVVQQKEIYSNMHEAYGQVADAVYGFGTFIAGPSKTADIEQSLVLGAHGPKKMTVFIMADS